In the Hermetia illucens chromosome 1, iHerIll2.2.curated.20191125, whole genome shotgun sequence genome, atatgtgatgatgacgtcatgcaggttgtagagtgcacgaaattcacaaaaaattgtaaagtttcacctcctataactttgttaataataattggattttcttcaaacttgaccaaattgtgcattatggtcttcattatacgcatgccaaattttgtacttctgggatgaacatagggggggtgccggataaatttctaaaatgtggaaatatactattattaactttatttgttcagatatcggaaccggatatattttgaggcctagatttcgtagagatgcaccactgtgatttttttcagatttttcggttggataggttctgagaacgagacctgttacactttttgggggtcatactttgagcgctcactcttcgatgtttcacccaatatcaaatattgtaccagtttcgaaaagtactaattgagacctttcatttgataccccacatggctacattctgtgaaaaaaaaatttgcaccctccattcacatgtatggggaacccccccttaaacttaacacaagatggcgccacttactgcatgtaaagggatcaccagataacatactctcaccaattttcgtaacaatcggtccagccgtttccgaataaatcgggtgtgacagacagacagacagacagacggacagacagacaccgtctcgattctaataaggttttgtttcacacaaaaccttaaaaagaggaaacggttttgaattttcatttttagtaGGGCATTacctgtttcatacataaaaagggagataacacacagtgcagcaattatagagatatcacgttgccaagtaccatctataagatattctcctctatcttgttaggctggatagccccatatgcccagaacatcattggcccataccaacgaggcgtcactccaggaaaatcagcaacagatcagattttctcttttctattCTCTTCtctctattcatcgactttaaagccgcctatgctagcatagccagagtaaaactgtacacggcccatGGGAGAaatcgatatcccgacgaaattgataagactgactaggctgaccctgaccaatgtgcgacgccatataaaagcagcagcatcactctcaagaccattcaacatcaacaacggtctacgacaaggggatgccctatcatgcgtcctctttaacctggccgttgagaaagtgattcgtgatgctgaggtaaatgcaagaggtacgattctttttaagtccacccaactactagcctattctgacgatatcgacatcttgggaggaatcagatcgagcaggcggcgcgagatcttgggttgcacatcaatgaaggcaagacaaagtatatggtggcaacgtcagcaccgaaaaccaaccaaccaacaacatcaaaccgcactagtcaaacagtaaaaataaggataggagaatacaactttgagactatgTATCTTGAGACTacctttctcctatctagggtcgaaaatcacaaccgataacagctacgatgatgaaatccgcgtacagttgttgtcagccaacagagcctatttcagtttacaaaaactgttccactcgaaacgtctcaccataggatcaaagctcttactgtacaagacaacgatcttgccagtcctcatgtattcctcgcggacttgcgttcttagcaagaagaattgcgaactcctggccgcgttcgagagaagaattctccgaagaatttttggccctcctACATGATGGACGGAAAagcaagacgaggcagaccctacctaagatggagcgatggcgtaggtcaggacaccagaaagcttttagggatatcgaattggtggacctcgtcgcaaaaccgggatgtctggagttccttattaaggtaggcctagaccggataccggttgttgcgccgttgatgatcatgattTTTAGTATTTACAATTATAAAGTAGTAAATATTGGTAATATTGATCGGCATACGTTTAGCATGTACTGAGCCGCCATTATTTACAGTAAATATTTTCTTACAACGAATATATAGTCGCTACAAAAATATTCCGTAAGATGATATTGACCTTAAGAGGACACGATGAAAAGTTCCCACACCTGTTCACAAATTTGCGTTGGTGATGGGAAAACTACTGCTCATGTGCGTGTGGGTCGGTCTCTCCGTCTGTTCATAAACTATTCCTTTGAGAAACAATATATTCAAAATGCACACTTagaatatttacatatttgttTAGTATACAAAATTATAGAATGAAATATCGCAACCGAAAAGGTCTGCCGGAAAAAGAAATCCGCACCGTTAATGTCTCGGCCGCAGTAATATTTCGGCTTTATCTGGTAACACTCCCCCCATGGTGTTCTTCAATTTTATTGGAATTTGAGTTTTCTCGCACAAATCAAAGGTGAAATTTAGAAGCAAATGATAAATAATCGATTTGGTTTCCATCAGAGCAAAACGGGAACctttaaatagaaaaaaaatcgttATTTTATTAGACTATGTTTTTAGCAatgctaaaaaattaaaaacgttGAAATACTTCATTTTATTCATATTACATATTTACTTAATTAGTTTGAAATTCTTCCGCACCTCAGGAAActgttttttcttcagccgATTTTTATTTCAGGGTATAGATTAGATGTTAGTCATCATCAGTACATGGATTACGTATGATTGGGATATTTATATGAGTCCGTTCGTCGATAATAGTATCATGGGTATTGAGAGTGCTCGCGTGAAATACGATTACCTTTATTTCAGAACACTACGAAGGTAAGATGCAGCCTTTTGAAATTCCTTCCAAGGCAATTCAATGATATAGACTGCTCCATTATATTTTGCAGGTGAGGAAGACTTCTTAAGCTCTACTCATACGATCCACCAGCTAGCTAGTGTTTCAGACACAAAGCAATTATTTCATACATTTGCTATGAGAGTATTCATACGATTCAGCAGCAAGcgttccgactccacagacgcaGTTCAGAAATCTTGCAAAGGATATTTCTTTTTCGCTGTTGGACGGTGTCCCAGTTGGGAACCTGGAAAGCTATtccaattttgaaattgtttctgGATTTATCCATACGAAAACAAAACACTTAATGCTCAGGATCAGAAAAACCAAATAGATCATAATTGTTCAGATATTCAGGAATAAAAGTTCATTCCACCTTGAGCTTAATATCAGTAAAGCGAGCGGCGCAGTTAGAAGAACCTGTAATGTTCTCTATTTTACGGAAATGTACTTTGAAAAAGAATCTATGTTACGTTCATGGAAACGAAATAGCTGTAGGCgaacaattaaaattatttcGGCGGATTGTTCTTCACCTCGACTTTGGGCTgtattatattgtatattgtgTGGGATACTCTAATGGATTCAATTGGCAGTAATATCCGTTTGCAAACAGCTACATGTCGtagatggcttggatttgaaaaaagagATAGAAAAAGCCTTGATGAATGGAATGGTTAGCAGAGCTAGCAGTTTGACGTGTGCCTGGCCGGAGTTGTTTCTGTTAATGTTGGTATTAGTGGTTCTGAGTTACTGCCTAAATTTGAGAaagttattttaaaaataaatcaattcTATGTATAGCTCAGTTACGAGAGGAGGAACTTCTTCCATTGTTGAACATGCTACATAATAAAGCCGGTTTTCTCAAGATTTCTCTCAACTGTGGAATAGGCAAAATAATACAAGGGAAAGTTTAAATTCCTAGCTAGGAACTAGCAACGTTAAAGTTCTCGATGTTTTATTCTTATAAATTGGTGCAgatatatattgggttggggaaaaagagatgtcgtatttgtgattgaaatttgacgctttatttaacatatttagagttattcgatttaagtcaaatatgcgccgttttgttcgcaaacttgttaccatttagaaggcaacttcattatctccccatataaaaccccccctccttgtttgcaaaaaactcagacagccagttttcgcaagcctcttttgagggcaacttagtagcaccaagagcgttttacaAGGACCGgaaaagatggtaatcacttggtgccaggtccggactatacgctgggtgcgataggacatcccatacgagctcccgtagcttctggtggGTCATCAAAGATCTGTGGGGCCGagtgttgtcctggtggaacagaacaccattcctattgaccaattctggccgcttctgctcAATCGCCTAGTTCAAacagtcgagttgctcacagtagaggaccaaattaAGGGTGTGGCGATAGTTGagtagctcatagtggatgattcccttccaaacacacagcaaagccttcctggccgtcaatacGGGCTCGGCGATGGTTTGAGccagctcgccgcgcttcgaccacgatctttttcgcttgaggttgtcgtacgtgattcacttttcattaccagtcaccatccgcttcaaaaatgggtcgaattcgttccgtttcagcagcgcatcgcaggcgttgattcggtccaagaaacTTTTTTGGGTTAACTCGCGTGGTACCCAAACAtctagctttttttggaatctaatcatctgcaaatggttccaaacggttttatggtctatacctagttcctggccaatcgagcgaatgctcacatgcaggtagttggatgatttcgacgattttatcggtttctacgacgattggcctaccagtacggggtgtatcttcgacatccactacaccagaacgaaatcggtCGAACCAACGCTctactgtgcgaatcgttacagtatcgggcccataaacttgtagcacagattgttgtCTTTAAattgccgtatagtatgaccccatgcgataagtacaacacaagatatgtttaaatgtcgccatctattgacaaaatatgacatttttTTTCCCCCAATCCAATATAATGCTATTTACTAAGGAAAAGAATCGTGATGTGTATATCTGCAAAGTTTACAATCAAACTATTTTTATGAGAAAATTTGGAATTTGTTGATGATAAATAAAGGTAAAGTTAAAGAGATTATCTTACCAATACAGTTCCTTGGTCCAATACCAAAGGGAATATAAACACCCAAATTTACTGATGATTTACTGTCACTACTGAAGCGCTCCGGATGAAATTTATCAGGTTCAGGAAAATATTCTGGATCGCTTTGTAATGAATAAATGGGAATGAGAAGGTCGGTCCCCTTTTCTATTCTAAATTGAAAACCATCCTCCCCTTGATAATTATAATCTCGAATGCAAAGTCGATCTGTTATGGCCACAGGTGGCCATTTCCGTAGAGTTTCTGTAATCACCATGTCCATATAAGTCATTGATTGAAGGTGGTCGTAATCTAATGGCTTTCCTGCCAAATCAATGTTGATCCGATCAATTTCCTCTAAAAGCTTTGTTTGAACATTCGGGTTGAGTGCTAACTCATATGCGGTGAAGGTCATCAACGTGGAGCTGGTATCGAAACCAGCtaagaaaaatatgaagcattgGGAAATTAGCTCATCATCCGTCCAAGTCTGTTTTGGTTCTGTTGATAGATTGATATGTTCATCCACTGCAGCTATGCTTTTATTGGCTTCTATTTCAGCACTAGCTTGCAATTGTCCTTTCTTTAGTTCCATCAATAAGTTGATCATATCGGGTCGAAAAATTTTCCTTTCCTCTCGAGTTTTCATTGAAGTGAAAATTATCTTTGTGAAAGTATTTCTACTTTTGTCATCTAAGAGTTTCACGTCTAAAAGTTTTGCAACATTCCGGAAAGGAATCATTCTGTAGATTATAAGTTTAAATAAATTCCAAGGACTTTGGAAATTTGCTACTTTTTTCCCAATTTTGAAGAACTCATTTTCTGGTTCACGGAATGTATCACATTTCAAACCAAAGGCACACGATGCAATTACATCATTGGtaaactttgaataaatatctttCATATCATATGAATGTGGTCCATTTTGATTACATTGCTCTAAAAAGTATTGGGCCATTTGTTGACTGCATTGTTGCACCAATTGGAACATAGATCGCATTTTACTTCCTGTGAATGCTGGACTTAACGAAGATCGCATATCACGCCATCGCTTGCCTTTTAATGAGATAAGGGTGTTCCCAAAAAATGGGTCGTGATAAAAATCCAGAAAGCTTAAATGGTCTACAAAGTGGTCAAAATCCTTGACCGTGATTTGCTTGATGATAACAGGATCGAGTACAAAGCACTGGGGTATGCCTGAGTTGAAAAATCCGATAATTCTGCGAAATAGACGAATTTGTTATTGACTGTGTAATAATCGTATTCTCATGACTGTAGATAATTTTATATAattccttttccttttattatataaaaaactTTAATTTAAAGTGAAATCATCGAACATAACTCTCATACGAGTGCTAGGGAAAAGCGGCTTCACCTCTTGAGAAGAATTGAATTCCCGTGGGAAATATCAAACGTTGTGTATTTCTGTTctcgaactactgacgcaaattTCTATGTATTGCAGGCAATTCACCCGTCAACAGATGAAATAGTATTTTATCATTTTGTCATTTAAAtagatgcactgttgaacacgCTCCGTGAGTGTCTTTAAAGCATGTTTATGGTTTACTTTTGCGACTGTCTTCAATTGGGTGGTTACATTTTGGATTATACCCTCAttcactctttttaaggttttgtgtaaaacaaagccttattaaaatcggtttactgtctgtctgtctgcacacatatttttctcggagacggttatagcgattaacaccaaatttcgtggaaaggtgggaactgtgaacgctcacgcatacagtgagttacatccttttatgtcggatggtgtaaattttttttttatcaaatatagtcatgtggggtatcaaatgaaaggtctcggttagtactttccgaagccggtattagtttttgtatttgttgaaaaggtgtagggtgcagggggttgaaaggacccattctcagaaactacccaatcgaaaaatctgaaaaaaaattaggaggcttgcactatatagtgcctaggctccgaaataccctacataccgatctgttcaaataaagttaataatagcacattactataatttttaatatgaatCAGTTCATCAATTGCAACAATGttggctacagcatagagcatgactagcaaatttgatgaaaatcgcactattgctaacaaagttttaataggtcaaagctgtcgtttctttgcaaatttaagactttgaatgtcaatatcacttgaaagtgtacattttcacataatgtatggataatatatatatatgttacgtactaatggaacaaatgcacactcaaatctcttcataaaagaaatacacaaaacttttcatacctgaagcgcctaacTTCCGGTTTGACGACTTGTTTAATCAGGAAACAAGTCTTGTTGTTGTCTCGCCGAAGGAGCAAATTTCTAATTGTGTCCACGAGTGATCAATTTGAAAAGTCAGGAGTAACTGTTATCTTGATCCCTGTTGAGAAGTTCATTTTTCTGTGTTCTAtcaatttctagactttcggCCATGTTTAACTTCTTTGTATCTCTTACGTTCTTCAAGAATATTTCGGTCTCCCTGGTGATTATGTATTTATTTAGGGAAATGTGTTCTGCTATCTTTGATTGGAAGATGGTCGGACTTTTTTTTCCGGCAACTCTGCTCCTTTCAGTTACTCTCCAaaaagttgaaataataaaacttgttgtttctttttcgttggtgtgggtatttattcttgcaaataccgatatttcgggaaccacttgttcccttcatcagtgcaaacaagtttgctcatctataGACATtatgttctatttatactactctatactatgatattataattacgactaaaaacttatatctaggtcctgaaaaagaaaataaatatttaatttaactacctaatagctaatgtatcttaaaacttatatctaggtcctgaaaaagaatagTTAATTCACCtcctaatagctaatttatcaatcctaaaacaagacgagattattttactttaagagttttctaaacaatggggaatagcagttacccaaatctgagttcaacctagtgtcaaccggttgtttgttgatgaaccagctttcgtaagcatccagttggttagtctttcttacttgctttaggactttcaagtcatcagcgcttactttatggccgcattcgaccatatgttttgccaccatagatttagtgggttttcgggagtgctttacagccagctctgcctccttcatgtgctccctaaatctagtggtTGCCAATCTTTTTGTCTGCCCGATATATACCTTCGGGCAATCCGAGCAGGCGATTTTATAGATGCCGCTCATCTCTTCCACCGTTTTTGGATCTTTTTCCCCCGCCAGCTGGGTTTTTAGCTGGTAACAAGGTTATCGTAATGTTGCTTGTCCATAATTACGATCATGTTGCCCTTATCCGCTTTTAAGTAATATACCGGCTTCTTCTTCAGTTCTCGTACGATCTTGATTTCACGCTGGTTAGCAGACTTCCGAATCCTGTTCTGGTGAGCCATGGCTTTTGACATTTCATGCCGGATTTCATCCTTTGCTTCATTGCCCATGAATTTTATAGTTCCTTCTACATCTACTACAGTGTGCTCAACTGGCAGGTCGGTTTTTACCGCGTAGTTCCAACCCTTGTTTAGGAGATCCATTTCATCCTTGTTGAAACTAGTAGAGGATTTGTTAATAACTTGATTAGGAATAGTACTTACCGTTGGTTTTTCATGACTAGTGTGCGGGGAGTTTTTTATCAATAAGCTGAGCTTTTTCCTTAGCTTTTCCTTGTTATGGAAAAGTTGACTGGTGGAAACTATTTCGAACTTAGGAATGACCCGCTACCAGGCTCTATAAAAAGAGTGGAGAAGGCCCTCAAAGAATGCTCTCTAGTGGTTGGTAATCCCACCAGGCTGCGGATGCCAAACCCCTCGTTACCTAGAATTAGATGCCAACCTAAAATTCATAAACCAGGCAATGAGATGAGGGAGATCATTGCAGATTCAAACTCCCCTACGTACAACATCGCTAAATGGTTGGTCGatgaatgccaaaaattgggatCCATTAACGGAAACCAATCCGTAAAAAACTCAAAAGAATTGATTGAGAGATTGAGTGCAGTGGGGACTTTGGCGGATAATGAACGACTAGTGTCATTTGACGTCAAAGCTCTATTCCCAAGCACGCCTGTAAGAGAAgccataacaaaatttgaagagtggctaTTACGGTTTGGCTCGACCCCAGAATGGAGGAAAAAGGccaaacaatatgcgaggttggcttccctctgcatgagtgagaattatttcactttcaggggtaaatatttcaaaacgacctcaggtgtagcgatgggcccctctccccactccttagtgaaattttcatggcatcactagaggaaaaaatggaggaggatggattattgccaaataaatggttcaggtacgtggacgacattttggcagtgatcccagacacaaatatccaaaatatgctggaaaaaatcaacacgctgcaccctaaaataaccttcaGCCATGAGATTGAAGCAAATAATCAATTGGCTTTCCTAGATTTgacaatcaaacgtcaaaatggACAAGTtaccttttctattttcaggaaaccgaccAGCACTCAACGCACCATCCCGGCCACTTCGTTCCACAGctaccaacacaaaatggctgctTATGGCACCATGATCCACCGCCTCTTAACAATTCCGCTCACTGAGGAAGACTACCTGAGCGAAAAACTCTATATCTTGGACACGGCTATGAAGAACGGGTACCCCAGCTCCACCATAGAAACAATGATTAAGAAACACACccgaaggttagaacgtagtaatcttaCTACACTCTATAGCCAACAATCAACCTTAACTGCTCAGAAAAGATCAAATGTCACCTTCTCAAACTTGTCCAAACACATacaaaggacattgaaaaggtttgacatacagctggtaggatcaagccgtatctaccagctaaaaaccCAGCTGGCGGGGGAAAAAGATCCAAAAACGGTGGAAGAGATGAGCGGCATCTATAAAATCGCCTGCTCGGATTGCCCGAAGGTATATATCGGGCAGACAAAAAGATTGGCAaccactagatttagggagcacatgaaggaggcagagctggctgtaaagcactcccgaaaacccactaaatctatggtggcaaaacatatggtcgaatgcggccataaagtaagcgctgatgacttgaaagtcctaaagcaagtaagaaagactaaccaactggatgcttacgaaagctggttcatcaacaaacaaccggttgacactaggttgaactcagatttgggtaactgctattccccattgtttagaaaactcttaaagtaaaataatctcgtcttgttttaggattgataaattagctattaggaGGTGAATTAActattctttttcaggacctagatataagttttaagatacattagctattaggtagttaaattaaatatttattttctttttcaggacctagatataagtttttagtcgtaattataatatcatagtatagagtagtataaatagaacataATGTCtatagatgagcaaacttgtttgcactgatgaagggaacaagtggttcccgaaatatcggtatttgcaagaataaatacccacaccaacgaaaaagaaacaacaagttttattatttcaattaattaatcgttggaaacaccgcataatttcactctgatctcCAAAAAGTGTTTCCACGATCCTTTCGGCTTGTTCGATGTATATTTCAGCAATCTACGCAGGCAATTTCGTTTATCCTGGACTTGGTCATTTGATTGATTGGATCCTTGATCGATCCCAGAATGGTGCGACAATTTTTAAATCGAAGGTAGGGAAACATATCGTCTAAATAATCACATGGTTTCCAGGGGAAGCGCAAGATTGGTGAAGCAAATAAGAGGAAGGAAGGATGTTAGGCATGactgaaagtttggaaatttatAGAATACTGAAATATCAACACATTTCAAACAATTCTGCGAACATATACGACGGGCTTAAGGATCTCATTTGTTATGCCGTCCAGGCTCGGAGTTTTACTGTCACTTATTCTACTGTTTATCTTTAGCACCTCGTCTTTGGTTACTGCGGGGATTGCCGTCACGTGCAGAGGTGGAAATGAATATCCCCTGGATGGCTGCTTACAGTAAAAATTCCTTTGTTTTACCTTAACCCGCcctactacggatgcataagcgaacattgaCCTAATGATAGTAACATGTATCAACATGAGCTCTAAGTCCCCAGTACGAGGCAAGCACAGCCCATAGGCAATGAGAGCTCATTTCAACTTCGTCTCTACATTTTTGCTCCAAGAAGCTTCTCATATAGAATAACTTCCAAATACTTATTAAttgcattaaaaaaattaacctgCTGCTGATTAAAATGTTTTGTGACTTGATTATATATTTATTGTTTACCCATTGTAAATTTAATTGATTCTATAAAAAATTAGCGCTTGCTCCGAGTACCaccaataataaaatatataatgaaaAAATCTGCAATAACCTCTCAACACCCTTCCGTTTTTATATCTCTATGCAATGTTGGTAACATTCATCATCCAAATCTCCCATTTATTCATTTTCAGAGAACCTTCTATAGGCTGTAATGAATTTTCTtaatatataacaagtcgggaaaccggaagctagacacttcaggcatgaaaggttttgtgtacatcttatataaagacatatgagcgtgcatttgccccattagtacgtagcaagtaatttatgcgtatattatgtgcgagtatccacttttgggtgatattgacattcacagtcttgaatttgcaaaaaagcgacaattttgacttattgtaactttgttaataatagtgcgatctccatcaaacttggtgttctatgttatagcctacattacagcaaaatttcgtgatactaggatgaactgTTCCTACCAATTACTAAACATGTAgtaatatatactattattaactttatttgaaaggatatcggtatggaaggtattttgaagcctaggtaccatatagtggaagcctcctgattttttcagattagtGAAAAAATGATtagtttcgaccccccgcacccaccttttcatcaagtttggtggcaagactgtatccgagaaaaatgcgtgcgaggGAAGacagtaaacacaaaatcttaaatatGGATGTTGACATATATACATGTATTTCCGTTTGAAATTTATAGTCTCCGTGACCGTTCAACCGAGAAGGTTTTCACGCTCCTGTAACTTGCCACTAGACGGCGTTGCAAAGGATAAACTTCTCCTCCGTTCAACGGATCAACATAGAAATGGGTAAATATACgcatcttttcattgacaatGTTTTGGTCTTAATCCCGTTGTTGTAGCTCGACACTAGATAGTGCTGCGCAGATCAATCTTTACACCGTTCATCTGATTGCTATGCAAATtgctatatactatatatatgtgGTTTTTAATGTAAAACATTTTGGCCCTACCGACCTTGTTGTTGCTTGCCCCTAAATGACACTGTAGTAGATCAACTTATACACCTTTCAAGCAGTGGTCATGACAAATATCGAACATAGGAAGACAAACCAGATATGCATGGCAATTATCAGCCAGTAAAGCTGCTAAAATATCTGAAGAACAAGACTCGCGTCTGGACGCAGAATGAGTCAGAGCTTTTATTTCAAGAGCTGCTGAAACATTAGAAAAGCGAGATGCATGATGTGGAAACCTGCGAGTTTGATCTTCCACTTTAAGGGGTGCCGAATCATCTCAACAACATGGTTTACCAATTATCAATCTTTAAGCAAATGCATCTACTTTTGGACCCGTAGTAAATCCCGAAGAGCAAAACACACAGACTCAATCAAGATTGAAAACCGATCCTAATAAAGCAGCATTCAATTACAACGAAGACTACAATTACAAAATGTGCTGTATTGTGCTTACATTGTCGCGCTTTGAATTTGGCATGTGTTGGTATGTGTTGTTTGACTGATCACTTTGCTACTTTTGACTGAGCCGCCAGAGAAACTCAAGTTGCTAGAGCTACTTAAGAATCTCAACACTTTTTAAAGTGTATTCATATTTCAAATGGCATCATTTAGAGCGACGAATATCTGCTGATGCGCTGGGCGTGGACAACCGACACTgtgtatataattttttatataaagttTTATGACAAGTTAAAGGAAAAAGGACATTTTTCGTGTTTTAACAATGGACTAACCCCGTAGCATACATA is a window encoding:
- the LOC119646401 gene encoding probable cytochrome P450 9f2, coding for MFVSIFISVCLIVVFIFYRQHVQEKRVKYFKDRGIVMQKSEFFIKELWTVLTNNITLLINQMYEKYKSERIIGFFNSGIPQCFVLDPVIIKQITVKDFDHFVDHLSFLDFYHDPFFGNTLISLKGKRWRDMRSSLSPAFTGSKMRSMFQLVQQCSQQMAQYFLEQCNQNGPHSYDMKDIYSKFTNDVIASCAFGLKCDTFREPENEFFKIGKKVANFQSPWNLFKLIIYRMIPFRNVAKLLDVKLLDDKSRNTFTKIIFTSMKTREERKIFRPDMINLLMELKKGQLQASAEIEANKSIAAVDEHINLSTEPKQTWTDDELISQCFIFFLAGFDTSSTLMTFTAYELALNPNVQTKLLEEIDRINIDLAGKPLDYDHLQSMTYMDMVITETLRKWPPVAITDRLCIRDYNYQGEDGFQFRIEKGTDLLIPIYSLQSDPEYFPEPDKFHPERFSSDSKSSVNLGVYIPFGIGPRNCIGSRFALMETKSIIYHLLLNFTFDLCEKTQIPIKLKNTMGGVLPDKAEILLRPRH